ACGCGAAGCCAATTACCGCCCTGACAAAGCCGGCCATGCAGCATCCTCCATATTTCCGCGATACCAAATATCTAATTCAATCGCGGTTTTTGATTTGATAATTCCCTCAGGGCTAGCTATCCATTTGTCAATTTCTGCCTTTAATATATCTCCATCCAAGTCAATATTATATTTTTGCTTGGTGCATTTTTGTTCATAAGATTCTTTTTTTAAACCCATCTTTGTAAGCTCGTTCAGCACATAATCTTTTTCATTGATGTCATAGACAGGTAACTGCAACTGAATTCCGTTCGTTTTCAGCACTTTCCGAAGCCCTTCAGTGGCATACGGCGTTTGCTCCGGCCAGGTATTCTGATACCCAGAATATCCCATAGCTAAATTTGATATTCCCCGCCTTTGCGCAATGACAGTCCCTCTCACGACATAGTCCCGCTGGCACAGAAGACAGGTGTGAAAAAATTAAGGCAAACAACTTCAATGCCCTCATCCTCACTGTATCGGCTCGATAAATATTCTCATAACACCCCCGCAAATAAGGCCGCTGTCTTCCGGCATCTCTTTTGCCGTAAGGCGGAATTCCATTATTTTTGATTCGCCGCTTTTTATAACACCGCGCGCTTCCTGATAAACTTCGGCTTCAACGCAGCCGCCGCAGATCGTCCCTTCAAAAGAACCGTCCTCTGAAACAAACATCTTCGCTCCGGCCTTCCTCGGAGTAGAGCCCCTGGTCTCAACTACTGTAGCCAGAGCGCCTTTGTTGCCACGCATTTGGCTATCTATGATTGCGGCAAAAATCTCCATCTATCCGATTTCCCTGTTAATATATTTTGCCACAAGTGAAATTTTTGATTTTGTGTACTCCCCCACTCTTTTGTTCC
This sequence is a window from Candidatus Omnitrophota bacterium. Protein-coding genes within it:
- a CDS encoding XdhC family protein — translated: MEIFAAIIDSQMRGNKGALATVVETRGSTPRKAGAKMFVSEDGSFEGTICGGCVEAEVYQEARGVIKSGESKIMEFRLTAKEMPEDSGLICGGVMRIFIEPIQ